The Metabacillus litoralis genome contains a region encoding:
- a CDS encoding ABC transporter substrate-binding protein: protein MNNGIQILTMRLLYKNREEKEGMLRWRIVTSPILVLMMIISLLLSGCKGEESQSNEKATEKVKITFWDDNAGPQRTPLWNELIRKFEQENPTIDVEYVGLPKDYAKSKFDAAIAAEDMPDIASVYTSWLPEFSHRDALLPLDSFFENWSEKDQINKEAIMFNRRIVKDHKLYGIPYTQNLDILWIRSDWFREANLKIPQTWEEFFLAVETLTDKSSGRYGFTIRGGAGGSFQLQRMMYAYSGIEDYFKDGKSTINDPKHVQFLKRYFGLYQKFTPKSDITNDYKAMLANFDMGVSAMVQHNIGSFAEHHEGLNTDQFQAVPLPKSINGPYVAEAGNTIGISIFKETKHPDEAWKFVQFVNSKVAQNLWNQSVGQIPTHLGVMEEDWIKDSPHIQISALVYNDHETILYEPPFYLPEYRTILNTIVDPGIQEVLSEKTTVEDFLNKWAKAMETAQEQFEGKLTN from the coding sequence TTATATAAAAATAGGGAGGAGAAAGAAGGGATGCTAAGGTGGCGGATCGTAACATCTCCAATACTAGTCTTGATGATGATCATTAGTTTACTTTTATCAGGTTGTAAAGGAGAGGAATCCCAATCCAATGAAAAAGCAACGGAAAAGGTGAAGATTACTTTTTGGGATGATAATGCTGGTCCACAGCGAACACCCCTTTGGAATGAATTAATTAGAAAGTTTGAACAAGAAAATCCCACAATTGATGTAGAGTATGTTGGTTTACCTAAAGATTATGCTAAGTCAAAGTTTGACGCAGCGATTGCCGCTGAAGATATGCCTGATATAGCTAGTGTCTATACCAGTTGGCTTCCTGAGTTTTCTCATCGCGATGCATTATTACCCTTGGATTCCTTTTTTGAGAATTGGAGTGAAAAGGACCAAATAAACAAAGAAGCGATCATGTTTAATAGGAGAATTGTAAAGGATCATAAGTTATATGGAATTCCATATACACAAAATCTCGATATTCTTTGGATTCGGTCAGATTGGTTTAGAGAAGCTAATTTAAAGATTCCCCAAACATGGGAGGAATTCTTCCTGGCTGTTGAGACATTAACAGATAAATCAAGTGGACGGTATGGTTTTACAATTCGGGGAGGTGCAGGTGGGTCATTTCAACTACAAAGGATGATGTATGCCTATTCAGGAATTGAGGATTATTTTAAGGATGGGAAAAGCACGATTAATGATCCAAAGCATGTTCAGTTTTTAAAAAGATATTTTGGTTTGTACCAAAAGTTTACTCCGAAGAGTGATATTACAAATGATTATAAGGCAATGCTTGCTAATTTTGATATGGGAGTCTCCGCTATGGTCCAGCATAATATTGGCTCTTTTGCTGAGCATCATGAAGGATTAAATACTGATCAATTTCAGGCTGTCCCTTTACCGAAGTCAATTAACGGTCCTTATGTGGCTGAAGCGGGCAATACAATCGGGATAAGTATATTTAAAGAAACAAAGCATCCAGATGAGGCATGGAAATTTGTTCAGTTCGTTAATTCAAAAGTTGCACAAAATTTATGGAATCAAAGTGTAGGTCAAATCCCGACACATTTAGGTGTAATGGAAGAGGATTGGATAAAAGACTCTCCGCATATTCAGATTTCTGCCCTAGTCTATAATGATCATGAAACGATTCTTTATGAGCCACCATTTTATTTACCGGAATATCGAACGATTCTCAATACAATAGTTGATCCTGGTATCCAAGAGGTATTAAGTGAAAAGACAACTGTTGAGGACTTTTTAAATAAGTGGGCAAAAGCGATGGAAACAGCTCAAGAGCAGTTCGAAGGTAAACTTACAAATTAG
- a CDS encoding alpha/beta hydrolase, translated as MAYFLWSGSPPFFKEEDEETLPSLTPYLVKESVNRGAIIICPGGGYQRRANHEGEPVAKWLNTLGISAFVVNYRVSPNKHPAPLADAQRAIRVVRFYSEEWSLDKEKIGILGFSAGGHLAASVSTLSTFCSYEPSDQIDLESSQPDIAILCYPVISLLENYHEGSLHNLLGDHSTKKLRTLLSAELNVSSKTPPTFLWHTSDDASVSVENSLLYAKALSKSNIPYEMHIFPNGRHGLGLAEDDQIVGQWKKLCEKWLKKQGY; from the coding sequence ATGGCATACTTTTTATGGTCAGGTTCACCACCCTTTTTTAAAGAAGAGGATGAGGAAACTCTTCCAAGTTTGACTCCCTATCTAGTTAAGGAATCCGTAAATCGTGGTGCTATCATTATTTGTCCTGGTGGAGGCTATCAACGCCGGGCAAACCATGAAGGGGAACCAGTTGCAAAATGGTTAAACACTCTAGGGATCTCAGCATTTGTAGTAAATTATCGAGTGTCTCCTAATAAACACCCTGCTCCACTGGCAGATGCCCAGCGTGCAATTCGTGTTGTACGTTTTTATTCTGAAGAATGGAGCCTCGATAAAGAGAAAATAGGGATTCTCGGCTTTTCAGCAGGAGGACATTTAGCAGCTTCCGTCTCAACACTATCTACTTTTTGTTCTTATGAGCCAAGTGATCAGATTGATCTTGAAAGCAGTCAACCTGATATCGCCATTCTTTGCTATCCGGTAATTTCTTTATTAGAAAATTATCATGAAGGATCCCTCCATAACTTACTTGGAGATCATTCCACTAAAAAGCTTAGAACTTTATTATCAGCAGAATTAAATGTCTCCTCTAAGACACCGCCGACATTTTTATGGCATACCTCAGATGATGCGTCTGTCTCTGTTGAAAATAGCCTTTTATATGCAAAAGCTTTATCAAAATCCAATATTCCTTACGAAATGCATATCTTCCCAAACGGCCGTCATGGATTAGGACTTGCAGAAGACGATCAAATCGTAGGACAATGGAAGAAGTTATGTGAAAAATGGTTAAAGAAACAAGGATATTAA
- a CDS encoding Gfo/Idh/MocA family protein, translating to MKKYVICGVSNRALQMFIGPIINEFSRESEIVGLLDSDPYRFTVCAEKYPNLEKIPTFSPEQFDKMIDQTHPDYVIVAGRDDTHVDYILSALRKQVDVITEKPMVTNAQDAYKVMQAEAESDARVIVTFNYRYSPYHRKIKEMILEGKVGRITSIDLNWSIDTFHGSSYFRRWNRDRDISGGLSVHKSTHHFDLVNWWLDQKPEEVFAYGGLHYFGKEGELNPRKETSRFCGTCDDQNNCAYFRRWNPRSGSSSYRDDHLLAGVYEKIPYTNYRPDACIYDEEISIEDTYVATVKYNRGSLLSYSINFSAPYEGYRLAINGTKGRIETTEFHEPTRIHFKYPEQTIDYFPLFGAKETIELVKNPGGHGGGDPILLEDLFLGPDPTRPYPILAGSEAGAYSIAVGEGVWRSVKERKPININELLYPSKKVMNNQ from the coding sequence ATGAAGAAGTATGTCATCTGCGGAGTTAGTAACCGGGCATTACAAATGTTTATCGGCCCAATTATAAACGAATTTTCAAGAGAAAGTGAGATTGTTGGATTATTGGACTCAGACCCTTACCGATTTACTGTATGTGCAGAAAAATACCCCAACCTAGAAAAAATTCCTACGTTTTCCCCAGAACAGTTTGACAAGATGATTGACCAAACACACCCGGACTATGTGATTGTTGCCGGTAGGGATGATACTCATGTTGATTATATTCTAAGTGCGTTAAGGAAGCAGGTTGATGTGATAACAGAAAAGCCTATGGTGACAAATGCTCAAGATGCATATAAGGTCATGCAGGCAGAAGCAGAAAGTGATGCAAGAGTGATTGTCACATTTAATTATCGTTACAGTCCATACCACCGTAAAATCAAAGAAATGATTCTTGAAGGAAAAGTTGGAAGAATTACATCTATTGATTTAAATTGGTCTATTGATACTTTTCATGGATCTAGCTACTTTAGAAGGTGGAACCGAGATAGGGATATCTCAGGTGGGTTGTCGGTTCATAAATCAACTCATCATTTCGATCTTGTAAATTGGTGGCTGGATCAAAAGCCAGAAGAAGTGTTTGCGTATGGAGGCTTACATTATTTTGGTAAGGAGGGAGAGTTGAATCCTCGAAAAGAAACAAGTCGTTTTTGCGGAACGTGTGATGATCAAAATAATTGTGCTTATTTTAGAAGATGGAATCCACGTAGTGGTTCCAGCAGTTATAGAGATGATCATCTTTTGGCAGGCGTGTATGAAAAAATTCCCTATACGAATTATAGACCTGATGCCTGTATTTATGACGAAGAAATTAGCATTGAAGATACGTATGTGGCCACGGTTAAATATAATAGAGGAAGTTTACTAAGTTATTCAATTAATTTTTCAGCTCCGTATGAGGGATATCGTCTTGCTATTAATGGAACAAAAGGCAGGATTGAAACGACTGAATTCCATGAGCCAACTAGAATCCACTTTAAATATCCAGAACAAACAATTGACTATTTTCCACTTTTTGGTGCAAAAGAAACAATAGAGCTTGTAAAAAATCCTGGAGGTCATGGAGGAGGAGATCCAATATTGCTTGAAGATCTTTTTCTTGGACCTGACCCAACACGTCCATATCCAATTTTAGCTGGTTCAGAAGCAGGTGCCTATTCGATTGCAGTTGGAGAAGGGGTATGGAGATCTGTAAAGGAAAGAAAGCCAATTAATATTAACGAACTTTTGTATCCTTCTAAGAAAGTCATGAACAATCAATAG
- a CDS encoding carbohydrate ABC transporter permease yields the protein MSYSQGFPETAVDSKKVIHKKKMKKEKWIPYLFILPSFLIIVSFLFYPIATVFYYSLQNYDVSAPYYNGFAGFDNFVKIFTQDQMFVPSLINSLKWVVTEVGLQLTFGMILALLLNQTFKFRGLARAVAFIPWAISGVLASVMWSMMLNEHMGVINDMLMKVGLINEPMAFLASTSTAFGAVVIAELWRGIPFFAITLLASLQSIPNELYEAARVDGASRWKTFIYVTLPQLKNTIVLTTLLRVVWEFNNVDLIFNLTGGGPAHATTTLTMYIADLAVHGSNFGYGSALTVVSFGILLIFAILYLKLSRYEKE from the coding sequence ATGAGTTATTCACAAGGGTTTCCTGAAACGGCTGTCGATAGTAAAAAGGTGATTCATAAAAAGAAAATGAAGAAAGAAAAATGGATTCCTTATCTTTTTATTTTACCATCATTCCTCATTATAGTAAGTTTTCTTTTTTACCCTATTGCAACTGTATTCTACTATAGTCTTCAAAATTATGATGTATCTGCACCATACTATAATGGGTTTGCGGGTTTTGATAACTTCGTCAAGATCTTTACACAAGATCAAATGTTTGTCCCGAGTTTAATAAATAGTTTGAAATGGGTTGTAACAGAAGTAGGCCTTCAATTAACATTTGGGATGATTTTGGCTTTACTACTGAATCAAACCTTTAAGTTTAGAGGGCTTGCACGAGCGGTTGCCTTTATTCCATGGGCGATCTCTGGAGTACTTGCTTCGGTTATGTGGTCAATGATGCTAAATGAACATATGGGTGTTATTAATGACATGCTTATGAAAGTTGGTCTAATTAATGAACCAATGGCATTTCTAGCAAGTACATCAACAGCTTTTGGAGCTGTGGTCATCGCCGAATTATGGAGAGGGATTCCTTTCTTTGCCATTACTTTGTTAGCTTCCTTGCAAAGCATACCAAACGAATTATATGAAGCAGCTAGGGTAGATGGTGCTAGTAGATGGAAAACATTTATTTATGTTACGCTGCCGCAATTAAAAAATACAATTGTCTTAACAACTTTACTGAGAGTTGTTTGGGAATTTAATAATGTTGACTTAATTTTTAATTTAACAGGCGGTGGTCCAGCACATGCTACCACTACACTAACGATGTATATTGCTGATTTGGCAGTACATGGAAGTAATTTCGGTTACGGCTCAGCCTTAACTGTTGTATCATTTGGGATTCTATTAATCTTTGCCATCTTGTATTTGAAACTATCTCGTTATGAAAAGGAGTGA
- a CDS encoding carbohydrate ABC transporter permease: MLSKNKKLDKLLTLYLPLALMLSFTMFPIYWTINTALKPEGDIIQRPLQYLPANPTVENFVFAWTNIGFATFFKNSLIVGFFTVIIVLICSTLSGYALSRYQFKGKKSFMLMLLCTQFIPRAMMIIPLFIIFKNLGLISHPLSLIITYTAVEIPFTTILMAGFISNVPKELEEAAMIDGCSKMQSLRHVVFPLLLPGIVATGVFTFIYTWNEFLLALMLTNQQSKFTLPVGLSSMMGEFNVNYGALAAGSVIALIPAVILFAYAQKHLVNGMGGAVKG; this comes from the coding sequence ATGTTATCAAAAAATAAAAAATTAGACAAACTCTTAACTCTTTATCTACCTTTAGCGTTGATGCTTAGTTTTACGATGTTTCCAATCTACTGGACAATTAATACAGCATTGAAGCCGGAAGGAGATATTATTCAGCGTCCTCTGCAATATTTGCCGGCCAATCCAACCGTTGAAAACTTTGTCTTTGCCTGGACTAATATTGGGTTTGCAACATTCTTCAAAAATAGTTTAATCGTTGGTTTCTTTACGGTTATTATCGTTCTCATTTGCTCAACTTTATCTGGATACGCTCTTTCTAGATATCAATTTAAAGGGAAAAAAAGCTTCATGCTGATGCTACTCTGTACTCAATTTATCCCTCGGGCAATGATGATCATACCATTGTTTATCATTTTCAAGAATTTAGGATTAATTAGTCATCCTTTATCACTGATTATCACTTATACAGCAGTTGAGATACCTTTTACTACGATTCTAATGGCAGGATTTATTTCTAATGTACCAAAAGAACTGGAAGAGGCTGCTATGATTGACGGCTGTTCAAAAATGCAATCCTTACGTCATGTTGTGTTCCCATTACTGCTACCAGGGATTGTAGCAACAGGAGTATTTACTTTCATTTATACTTGGAACGAATTTTTATTAGCATTAATGCTGACAAATCAACAATCCAAGTTCACACTTCCTGTGGGACTAAGTTCAATGATGGGTGAATTTAACGTGAACTATGGAGCTTTGGCGGCTGGAAGTGTAATCGCTTTAATTCCTGCAGTTATATTATTTGCCTACGCACAAAAGCACCTTGTTAATGGCATGGGTGGAGCTGTAAAAGGCTAA
- a CDS encoding ABC transporter substrate-binding protein, with the protein MFKKKWTNSVLALSIASGMLLAGCSGGDEKASTPKDSGGNSDEPVKITFWDENASPERTPLWEEVIKQFEESNPTIDVEYVGIPNKSAKSKYDAAIAANDTPDVGSVQTTWLPEFAIRDALLPLDEYFSKSELKDKINSNAIDINKKITQDGKLYGIPYAQNLDTIWIRTDWFEEAGVKEPETFDEFFTAVEKMTDKENGRYGYTIRGGAGGSFQLQRLMFAYSGLDYFAEDGTVNINDPKHVEFVEKYLSYYEKYTPKSDITNGYKEMIAGFDTGVVAMVHHNVGSYGEHKKSLEEGTFKTIPLPKTEDGKYVAEGGNAVNVAVFKKTEHPDAAWKFVEFVNSVEAQSLWNESTGQIPTNADVLDDEWVQNAQHIKVAFEVYENPDTKLYEPPFYLPDYRSILDNIVDPGIQQVMSKEKSAQEFLDEWAKAIEDSKTKYDETFNK; encoded by the coding sequence ATGTTTAAGAAAAAATGGACAAATTCTGTTTTAGCACTTTCGATTGCTTCAGGAATGCTACTTGCGGGCTGTAGCGGTGGAGATGAAAAAGCTTCAACACCAAAGGATTCAGGGGGGAATTCAGATGAACCTGTGAAGATTACCTTCTGGGATGAGAATGCAAGTCCAGAACGTACACCTTTATGGGAAGAGGTTATTAAACAGTTCGAGGAATCAAATCCAACGATCGATGTTGAGTATGTTGGAATTCCAAATAAGTCGGCAAAGTCTAAATATGACGCAGCTATTGCAGCAAATGATACACCGGATGTTGGATCTGTTCAAACAACATGGTTGCCAGAGTTCGCCATTCGCGATGCATTACTACCTTTGGATGAGTATTTTAGTAAGTCTGAATTAAAGGATAAAATTAACTCAAACGCAATTGATATTAATAAAAAAATCACACAAGATGGCAAACTTTATGGTATTCCATATGCTCAAAATTTAGATACAATCTGGATTCGTACAGATTGGTTTGAGGAAGCAGGAGTAAAAGAACCAGAAACATTTGATGAGTTTTTTACAGCTGTTGAAAAAATGACGGACAAAGAAAATGGACGCTATGGATATACAATCCGTGGAGGGGCAGGAGGATCTTTTCAACTACAGCGTTTAATGTTTGCTTATAGTGGCTTAGATTATTTTGCTGAGGATGGCACTGTAAACATCAATGACCCTAAACACGTAGAATTCGTTGAAAAATATCTCTCTTATTATGAAAAGTATACTCCGAAGAGTGATATCACAAATGGCTATAAGGAAATGATCGCTGGATTTGATACTGGTGTAGTCGCAATGGTACACCACAATGTTGGTTCTTATGGAGAGCATAAGAAGTCATTGGAAGAAGGGACTTTTAAGACCATACCCCTTCCTAAGACAGAAGATGGTAAATACGTAGCTGAAGGTGGAAACGCTGTCAATGTTGCGGTCTTTAAGAAAACAGAACATCCTGATGCTGCTTGGAAGTTTGTTGAATTTGTTAACTCTGTAGAAGCCCAAAGCTTATGGAATGAGTCTACAGGACAAATCCCAACAAATGCCGATGTATTAGATGATGAATGGGTACAAAATGCACAGCATATCAAGGTAGCATTTGAAGTTTACGAAAATCCTGACACAAAACTTTACGAACCACCTTTCTATTTACCAGACTATCGTTCGATTCTTGATAATATCGTAGATCCTGGAATTCAACAAGTAATGAGTAAAGAAAAATCTGCACAAGAATTTCTGGATGAATGGGCAAAAGCAATTGAAGATTCAAAAACAAAATATGATGAAACGTTTAACAAATAA
- a CDS encoding glycoside hydrolase family 88/105 protein gives MKNTKEKMVTETPLLMAEKACQALMQTFRPEELPPVNEFHYHQGVFLYGMYRVYQATGKKEYFNYVKGYFDHLIDEYGNVRFERDQLDSTMAGILLFPLYEETKDQRYMIAAKRLRSALDTINRTSENGFWHKEKYPYQMWLDGLFMGGPFMLLYSQHFHEEELIQTVLLQEKLMRKHMMDEKTGLLYHAWDEKKVQPWANSETGCSPEFWGRSVGWYGTALIDLLEILADRKRGQEELIQSLQHFISAIVKFQEDKTGLWYQIVDKGDLEDNWLESSSSALFIYFIAKALKHGYVDDSYRQVVDKAYKGLLEHMVVENETTLTLSGICIGTSAGVYDYYVERPTSENDLHGMGAFILGSMAYYDLIKE, from the coding sequence ATGAAAAACACAAAAGAAAAAATGGTAACGGAAACTCCTTTATTAATGGCGGAAAAGGCATGTCAAGCTTTAATGCAAACCTTTCGTCCAGAGGAACTGCCACCAGTCAATGAATTCCATTATCATCAGGGTGTATTTCTGTATGGAATGTATAGAGTCTATCAAGCTACTGGTAAAAAAGAATACTTTAATTATGTGAAAGGCTACTTTGATCACTTAATTGATGAGTATGGAAATGTCCGTTTTGAAAGAGACCAGTTAGACTCTACAATGGCAGGAATTCTCTTGTTTCCATTATATGAAGAAACAAAAGATCAAAGATATATGATTGCAGCGAAACGTTTAAGAAGCGCACTTGATACAATTAACAGAACTTCTGAGAATGGATTCTGGCACAAGGAAAAATATCCTTATCAAATGTGGCTAGATGGACTATTTATGGGTGGACCGTTCATGCTTCTTTATAGCCAGCATTTTCATGAAGAAGAACTAATTCAAACGGTACTTTTACAAGAAAAGCTGATGCGAAAGCACATGATGGATGAAAAAACGGGTCTGCTTTACCATGCCTGGGATGAGAAGAAGGTTCAGCCATGGGCAAATTCTGAAACAGGTTGTTCACCAGAATTTTGGGGGCGTTCCGTTGGCTGGTACGGCACGGCGTTGATTGACTTATTAGAGATCTTAGCTGATAGGAAGAGAGGACAAGAAGAGTTAATTCAATCTCTCCAACATTTTATATCGGCAATAGTAAAATTCCAAGAAGATAAAACGGGTTTATGGTATCAAATTGTTGATAAAGGTGATCTTGAAGACAACTGGTTAGAATCCTCTAGCTCTGCATTGTTCATCTATTTTATAGCAAAAGCTCTTAAACATGGCTATGTTGATGACTCCTATCGCCAAGTAGTAGATAAGGCTTATAAAGGATTATTAGAGCACATGGTGGTAGAAAATGAAACAACACTCACGTTAAGTGGAATTTGTATTGGAACTTCTGCTGGGGTGTATGATTATTATGTTGAACGTCCAACTTCCGAAAATGACTTACATGGAATGGGTGCGTTTATTTTGGGAAGCATGGCGTATTACGATCTTATTAAGGAATGA
- a CDS encoding sensor histidine kinase has product MIIKIKNFIRKYLLYSIKSTINTLYLPIIIIFISVSGWVSSMLATAQIEENAYKNVNDTIFQTKNYLDYMLSDVFQQLVSVSSDPRILNLVGMIESEIKPEYYVEIDRSLQLVYSRYNVILESVLIDLNQGEFLLYHSDHSSNPFVPYDQYFEQYNGSKEGFYWRNIHEDQIFNTNDQVMSVFRLIETADKGIILFNLRDEFFEQVLNKSLIGKNGYLTLISPNGNYESKVVQKEYRLDHETLSSLQNTKKESGQFTYESATGEDVIVIYDTIEANNWKLAAVVPENEILNKVDYIKHSTVFFILMMVVSAIFLTSLVGKYISKPFEKMAEHMRTINKKNLEFYDETSGPEEMKILHKGFKELFYRIQTLMDQIRLEQEEKRQLEFAVMHAQINPHFLYNTLYSIKGLCDMGLNKDASQMVSALSSFFRIGISKGKEIISIKEEIEHIEHYLFIQEMRYGDDFSYEVSIDQEIQSYNIIKLSLQPLIENAIYHGVKQKRGQGKIIIRGFQTDETICLEVADNGNGINKEKLIEISREMEASFQEKKSYIGIGLKSVNERIKIHFGKEYGLSISSEPAKGTVVSIIIPKTKGEMNENV; this is encoded by the coding sequence ATGATTATAAAAATAAAGAATTTTATTCGAAAATATCTTTTATACTCGATTAAATCCACGATTAACACTCTCTATTTACCTATCATTATTATTTTTATATCCGTTTCGGGATGGGTATCATCTATGCTTGCCACCGCACAAATTGAAGAAAATGCATATAAAAATGTAAATGATACGATTTTCCAAACAAAAAATTATTTGGATTATATGCTTTCGGATGTTTTTCAGCAACTAGTTTCTGTTTCTAGTGATCCAAGAATTTTAAACTTAGTTGGCATGATAGAGTCAGAAATTAAACCAGAGTATTATGTAGAGATTGACAGGAGCTTACAGCTTGTATATTCCCGCTATAATGTCATACTTGAATCCGTCCTAATAGATCTAAATCAAGGTGAGTTTTTGCTTTATCATAGTGATCATTCCTCTAACCCGTTTGTTCCATATGATCAATATTTTGAACAATATAATGGAAGCAAAGAGGGGTTTTATTGGAGAAATATCCATGAAGATCAAATATTTAATACAAATGATCAAGTGATGTCAGTATTTAGATTAATTGAAACAGCAGATAAAGGAATCATACTATTTAATTTACGGGACGAGTTTTTTGAACAGGTGTTGAACAAATCATTAATTGGAAAAAATGGCTATCTCACCCTTATCAGTCCAAATGGTAATTATGAATCTAAAGTTGTTCAAAAGGAATATCGACTAGATCATGAAACTCTTTCTTCTCTTCAGAATACAAAAAAAGAGAGCGGGCAATTCACTTATGAAAGCGCTACCGGAGAAGATGTAATTGTGATTTATGATACAATCGAGGCGAATAATTGGAAATTAGCAGCAGTCGTACCTGAAAATGAAATTTTAAATAAAGTAGACTATATTAAACATTCCACTGTTTTTTTTATCTTAATGATGGTTGTAAGTGCAATATTTTTAACAAGCTTAGTTGGTAAATATATCTCAAAACCATTTGAAAAAATGGCTGAACACATGCGCACAATTAATAAAAAAAACCTAGAATTTTATGATGAAACATCTGGTCCGGAAGAAATGAAAATTCTTCATAAAGGTTTTAAAGAATTGTTTTACCGAATTCAGACATTAATGGATCAGATCCGATTAGAGCAGGAGGAAAAACGGCAATTAGAATTTGCTGTTATGCATGCCCAAATTAATCCACATTTTCTTTATAATACGCTTTATTCAATTAAAGGTTTATGTGATATGGGTCTTAATAAGGATGCTAGTCAAATGGTAAGTGCTCTCTCAAGCTTTTTCCGGATCGGTATAAGTAAGGGGAAAGAGATTATTTCTATTAAGGAAGAGATTGAACATATTGAGCATTATTTATTCATTCAGGAAATGCGTTATGGTGATGACTTCTCTTACGAGGTTAGCATTGATCAAGAAATTCAATCATATAACATTATTAAACTTTCATTGCAGCCGCTAATTGAAAATGCTATTTACCACGGTGTTAAACAAAAAAGAGGTCAAGGTAAGATTATAATTAGGGGTTTTCAAACAGATGAAACGATTTGCTTAGAGGTTGCTGATAATGGAAATGGAATCAATAAAGAAAAATTAATAGAAATTTCAAGAGAAATGGAAGCTTCCTTTCAAGAAAAAAAGAGTTATATTGGGATAGGACTAAAAAGTGTGAATGAACGTATTAAAATTCACTTTGGAAAAGAGTACGGTTTATCGATTTCCAGTGAGCCTGCTAAAGGGACAGTGGTGAGTATTATTATTCCCAAAACAAAAGGGGAGATGAACGAGAATGTATAA